The Oryzias melastigma strain HK-1 linkage group LG13, ASM292280v2, whole genome shotgun sequence genome window below encodes:
- the LOC112149506 gene encoding protein mono-ADP-ribosyltransferase TIPARP: protein MDKTLHILQKSADSVTTGISLDMSLNVDEGEDFSEQPIMGLPDKIPLVKPYFKKKQRKLDAKCLHHALEDPILSSLLSTDTLVPGDMVFVPRSQPGRTPGNLCAAAVVKQSCVGQVCLKDPGATEDATAAAAVTGLMSQDVDVEIADTTAELEETERRGERPKVADSTPDCFTLKPGLGVVGGTETNTPPGRNIPPIVAPQVSHQEESIKNKELLASVGGNLPVKDCTGIQDPHSLLLQKPDKGALFQDKSEEASLDLVFELLTQLQYHTHQADSVDICVDFLQGQCAYGNDCAHHHTVLPYHWQIRKSSSQTWQSLADDSQEQLERLYCNPDTEHVRLKTQGRVFTLNFGTMQVCDLEFDSVRRLTTPPSPLPVPTTNPNPTPSCHTVWKYYCRDNFGWREYSEPVVKLIEEASSRGLKEVRFITLQNQYILNIIEGFQQNAVFGFRRQIKKRPMFMSSVMLTPHLQTLGGLSLSPLASSSSSLCASTSMDTSASQPLSPTSTNQPSLFPETWLPMPVSQDFLRVPVSREDRSYRTVYSLFHKTVSETKFRIIKIQRVQNPFLWEKYKRKKEYMSRRMSEMDRLLSERHLFHGTSADVVEGICKHNFDPRVCGKHATMFGQGSYFARKAVYSHNFSKRSPKGVHCMFLAKVLTGRFTVGNPSMRRPPPINPRDPSSDLYDSCVDNWVDPQIYVIFNDDQSYPYFIIHYEEVPSTVAI from the exons ATGGATAAAACTTTGCACATACTCCAGAAATCCGCAGACAGTGTTACAACTGGGATCTCCCTGGATATGAGTTTAAACGTGGACGAAGGGGAAGATTTCTCGGAACAGCCGATCATGGGGTTGCCAGACAAAATACCTCTGGTGAAACCCTATTTCaagaagaaacagagaaaattgGACGCCAAATGCCTGCATCATGCTCTGGAGGATCCCATACTGTCCAGTTTGCTGAGCACGGACACGCTGGTCCCTGGAGATATGGTGTTTGTTCCCCGGAGCCAACCGGGCCGGACGCCGGGTAATCTGTGTGCGGCGGCGGTGGTGAAGCAGAGCTGTGTGGGGCAGGTGTGCCTGAAAGACCCAGGAGCTACTGAAGATgccacagctgcagcagcagtgaCCGGCTTAATGAGTCAGGACGTTGATGTGGAAATAGCTGATACTACTGCAGAGCTGGAGGAGACGGAGCGGCGAGGAGAGCGGCCCAAGGTGGCTGATTCCACCCCCGACTGCTTTACTCTGAAACCCGGCCTCGGAGTGGTGGGTGGCACAGAGACAAATACACCCCCAGGAAGGAATATACCTCCCATAGTTGCACCCCAGGTTTCTCATCAAGAGGAAtccatcaaaaacaaagaactctTAGCCTCTGTTGGTGGGAATCTTCCAGTCAAAGACTGCACTGGAATCCAGGACCCTCATTCACTCCTCCTGCAAAAGCCTGACAAAGGAGCGTTATTTCAGGATAAAAGCGAGGAGGCCTCCCTGGACCTGGTTTTTGAGCTCCTCACTCAGCTCCAGTATCACACACACCAGGCAGACTCGGTGGACATTTGTGTGGATTTTCTTCAAGGACAGTGTGCTTATGGAAACGACTGTGCCCACCACCACACCGTCTTGCCATACCACTGGCAGATACGCAAGAGCAGCAGTCAGACATGGCAGAGCTTAGCAGACGACTCCCAGGAGCAACTGGAAAGACTGTATTGCAACCCGGACACTGAGCATGTTAGGCTTAAAACTCA GGGTCGAGTGTTTACCCTAAACTTTGGGACAATGCAAGTGTGTGACCTCGAGTTTGACTCTGTGCGGCGGCTGACTACTCCCCCCAGCCCTCTCCCCGTGCCTACAACAAACCCAAACCCCACGCCCAGCTGTCACACAGTGTGGAAGTACTACTGCAGAGACAATTTTGGCTGGAGGGAATACTCCGAG CCGGTGGTAAAACTCATAGAAGAGGCGAGTTCAAGAGGTCTTAAAGAAGTGCGATTCATTACTCTACAGAACCAGTACATCCTCAACATCATAGAGGGCTTCCAGCAAAACGCAGTCTTTGGCTTCAGGCGTCAGATCAAGAAGCGGCCCATGTTCATGTCCTCTGTGATGCTTACACCACATCTACA GACCTTGGGTGGCCTCTCTTTGTCTCCTctcgcctcctcctcctcctccctgtgtGCCTCCACATCCATGGATACCTCGGCCTCGCAGCCTCTTTCACCGACGAGCACCAACCAGCCCAGCCTTTTTCCAGAAACGTGGCTGCCCATGCCAGTGAGCCAGGACTTCCTGCGGGTGCCCGTGTCCCGGGAAGACCGCAGCTACAGGACCGTGTACAGCCTGTTCCACAAGACGGTGTCCGAGACCAAGTTCAGGATCATCAAGATCCAGCGAGTACAAAACCCCTTTCTCTGGGAGAAGTACAAGAG GAAGAAGGAGTACATGTCGCGGCGTATGTCGGAAATGGACCGCCTGCTGAGCGAGCGCCACCTCTTCCACGGCACCTCCGCCGACGTGGTGGAGGGCATCTGCAAGCACAACTTCGACCCGCGCGTCTGCGGCAAGCACGCCACCATGTTCGGACAGGGTTCCTACTTCGCTCGCAAGGCTGTTTACTCCCACAACTTCTCCAAGCGCTCGCCCAAAGGAGTCCACTGCATGTTTCTGGCCAAAGTCCTCACCGGGAG GTTCACAGTAGGAAATCCCTCCATGCGACGACCTCCTCCCATCAACCCCCGTGACCCCTCTAGTGACCTTTATGACTCCTGTGTGGACAACTGGGTGGACCCCCAGATCTATGTCATCTTCAACGATGACCAGAGCTATCCTTACTTTATCATTCACTACGAGGAGGTCCCCAGCACAGTGGCCATCTGA